Proteins from a genomic interval of Clostridium sp. M62/1:
- a CDS encoding TIGR04283 family arsenosugar biosynthesis glycosyltransferase, whose translation MRQAIIIFTRIPVRGKTKTRMMPHLTPEQCAMLHSCFLRDIVRVCESGNAEIFVSYAPEDGEVLRLQKLMGKKKEYLVQRGKTLGERMLHAFEDVFERGAQAAVLIGTDVPEIGESCIRKAFWTLQEKDLVFGRTADGGYYLVGMKKPHREAFGLGEYGHGRVLEETLRELRSAGLSAGFTETLHDLDTPDDLRGFRERMRREERLKKSVTGRYLAKISKISVIVPVYNERKTIESLQKELWPYRNSCEILFVDGGSTDGTAEMIWPEFTVLCSKKGRAAQMNEGAKKSSGDILFFLHCDSELPEKPLEEIRRVMRDYRAGCFGIAFHSRNFFMFTCRVISNHRVKDRKVMFGDQGIFVDRDLFFEVGMFPEIPIMEDYQFSLTLKEKGVRLGMAGKRIYTSDRRFPKGTIPKLRVMWSMNRLRKMYREQVPIEEIARLYRDVR comes from the coding sequence ATGAGACAGGCAATTATTATTTTCACGAGAATCCCAGTGCGGGGAAAGACGAAGACCCGGATGATGCCTCATCTGACACCGGAACAGTGTGCCATGCTCCACTCCTGCTTTCTCAGAGATATTGTCAGGGTGTGCGAGTCTGGAAATGCTGAAATCTTTGTGAGCTATGCGCCGGAGGATGGGGAGGTCCTGAGGCTTCAGAAACTGATGGGTAAGAAGAAGGAGTATCTTGTACAGCGCGGAAAAACTCTGGGGGAGAGGATGCTTCACGCCTTTGAGGATGTGTTTGAGAGAGGAGCACAGGCGGCTGTACTGATTGGCACAGATGTGCCGGAGATCGGGGAGAGCTGTATAAGAAAGGCATTCTGGACTCTTCAGGAAAAGGATCTTGTATTCGGCAGGACGGCCGATGGGGGATATTATCTGGTGGGGATGAAAAAACCTCACAGGGAGGCGTTTGGGCTTGGAGAGTACGGCCACGGCAGGGTGCTTGAGGAAACACTGAGAGAATTAAGGAGCGCAGGGCTGAGCGCCGGGTTCACGGAAACGCTGCACGATTTGGATACTCCTGATGATTTGCGGGGCTTCAGGGAGAGAATGCGCAGGGAGGAAAGGCTGAAAAAAAGTGTGACAGGGCGTTATCTTGCAAAGATCAGCAAAATTTCTGTTATCGTTCCTGTTTACAATGAGAGAAAGACCATAGAGAGCCTGCAGAAGGAGCTGTGGCCGTATAGGAACAGCTGTGAAATCCTTTTTGTAGACGGTGGGAGCACAGACGGTACTGCAGAGATGATCTGGCCGGAATTTACTGTGCTTTGCTCCAAAAAAGGGCGGGCCGCCCAGATGAATGAGGGGGCGAAAAAGAGCAGCGGCGATATTTTGTTTTTCCTTCACTGCGACAGCGAGCTTCCTGAAAAGCCGTTGGAGGAGATACGGCGGGTGATGAGGGATTACCGGGCAGGATGCTTCGGCATTGCCTTTCATTCCAGGAATTTTTTCATGTTTACCTGCCGCGTGATCTCCAACCACCGGGTAAAGGACAGAAAGGTGATGTTTGGGGATCAGGGAATATTTGTAGACAGAGATCTGTTTTTTGAGGTGGGAATGTTCCCGGAGATCCCGATTATGGAAGACTATCAGTTTTCTCTGACCTTAAAGGAAAAGGGAGTCCGCCTGGGGATGGCAGGAAAACGAATTTACACCTCTGACAGAAGATTTCCCAAGGGAACGATTCCGAAACTGCGCGTGATGTGGAGCATGAACCGTCTGCGAAAAATGTACCGGGAGCAGGTGCCCATAGAGGAAATAGCCAGGCTGTACCGGGATGTGAGGTAA
- a CDS encoding aminoglycoside phosphotransferase family protein: MMKRLEETTVEETKEEQEKEKKPKETGAEEQYRPPCGEPLWPLQEALAPQLSAYVKRANYRNALGLPGEVTERYRPLAQGEYNKNYWFIHPVTGKRLVFRINFGSQMHLERQIEYEAHALELLSSSGRTPKPLYADASRSVLSNGVMVMEYLPGKALDYRRHLLQAAECLADVHSTAIPADHGLIAPKQPLRAILDECEEMARIFMESSLAPEDKKKKIRRLLDLGWKSADALGEPPVRCCINTELNSTNFLVGEDGEETYLIDWEKPLYGDPAQDLGHFLAPTTTFWKTDVILESREMEDFVSGYIRRVNGRFDTEGIRERTRVYIPVTCLRGISWCAMAWVQYRQPGKAIVNETTAKKLEAYLDDGFLEQIERLVQAAR; this comes from the coding sequence ATGATGAAGAGATTAGAAGAAACGACAGTGGAAGAGACGAAAGAAGAACAGGAAAAAGAAAAGAAACCAAAGGAAACTGGGGCAGAGGAACAGTACAGGCCGCCTTGCGGGGAACCTCTGTGGCCTTTGCAGGAGGCACTGGCTCCTCAGCTGTCTGCCTATGTAAAGAGGGCGAACTATCGGAACGCTCTGGGACTTCCTGGGGAGGTGACGGAGCGGTACAGGCCTTTAGCTCAGGGAGAGTACAATAAAAACTATTGGTTTATCCATCCGGTTACGGGAAAACGTCTGGTATTCCGCATTAACTTTGGAAGCCAGATGCATCTGGAGCGCCAGATAGAATATGAGGCCCATGCTCTTGAGCTTTTAAGCTCCTCGGGGCGTACGCCAAAGCCTCTCTATGCAGACGCAAGCCGGAGTGTTCTCTCAAACGGAGTGATGGTGATGGAATATCTTCCGGGCAAAGCGCTGGATTACAGAAGACATCTGCTGCAGGCAGCTGAATGCCTGGCAGATGTTCACAGCACAGCCATCCCGGCTGACCATGGGCTGATTGCACCGAAACAGCCTCTCAGGGCCATTCTTGACGAATGTGAGGAGATGGCCCGGATTTTCATGGAATCTTCGCTGGCCCCGGAGGATAAAAAGAAGAAGATAAGAAGGCTCCTGGATTTGGGATGGAAGAGTGCTGACGCTTTGGGAGAACCGCCTGTCCGGTGCTGTATTAACACAGAGCTGAATTCGACAAACTTCCTTGTGGGGGAAGACGGAGAAGAGACGTATCTGATTGACTGGGAAAAGCCTCTGTACGGCGATCCGGCCCAGGATCTGGGACATTTTCTGGCGCCTACCACCACCTTCTGGAAGACGGATGTGATCCTGGAAAGCCGTGAGATGGAAGACTTTGTATCCGGGTATATCCGCCGGGTAAACGGGCGGTTCGACACAGAGGGAATCCGGGAGAGGACGAGGGTGTACATTCCGGTGACCTGCCTTCGCGGCATTTCCTGGTGCGCAATGGCCTGGGTACAGTACAGACAGCCGGGAAAGGCCATTGTAAATGAAACTACGGCAAAAAAACTGGAGGCGTATCTGGACGATGGCTTTCTGGAACAGATTGAGCGTCTGGTACAGGCAGCGAGGTAA
- a CDS encoding sulfurtransferase, with protein MRKWRVLMAAAASALVTAACSAPAPDSQTQAQETKEAQEETQRALGEEEAQAETGTVTAEELADTEAQIIDIRSEEQYIGWTTEEGPGGHIRGAVDFPESWLSIDLEKDSAIGTTMDRELERRGLDPAKETVLYSNSAVSEETVQKYREIGFENLSVLEGGYEAYVEAGGETESLEHYEMYVHPQWVQDLADGKTPETFDGGDFQIVEVSLASEEGEYDKGHIPGAINVNADEINHIPGPRALADYEVIPMEEQLKFWNRPSDEDLQNILEGLGITKDTTVVLYGTTAATTAAARAGLLMKYAGVEDVRLLNGGKTLWALEGRAWDTEAHQPEQADFGTEVPANPDIIFDYEEELQVVNDENSVIASIRSWEEYLGNISGYTYIGEAGDIAGSRFGYAGSDPYSMEDFRNVDNTMFNYEMMEDRWERWGITPDKTVVFHCGTGWRASETYFYAYAMGWEDIHMYDGGWYEWHKRPESPVKEKGLPEDAPEQEPQEFFIAE; from the coding sequence ATGAGAAAGTGGAGAGTATTGATGGCAGCAGCAGCTTCGGCACTTGTGACGGCAGCATGCTCTGCTCCGGCGCCGGATTCCCAGACACAGGCGCAGGAGACGAAAGAGGCCCAGGAGGAGACACAAAGGGCTTTGGGAGAAGAAGAGGCCCAGGCAGAGACAGGAACGGTTACAGCTGAGGAACTGGCAGATACGGAGGCTCAGATTATTGACATCCGTTCAGAGGAGCAGTATATCGGCTGGACGACAGAAGAAGGGCCCGGAGGACATATTAGGGGTGCTGTGGACTTCCCTGAATCATGGCTTTCCATTGATCTGGAGAAGGATTCCGCTATAGGGACAACTATGGACAGGGAGCTGGAGCGCCGCGGACTGGATCCGGCAAAAGAGACGGTTCTGTACAGCAATTCTGCTGTATCTGAGGAGACTGTCCAAAAGTACAGGGAAATCGGTTTTGAGAATCTGTCTGTCCTGGAGGGCGGATATGAGGCTTATGTGGAGGCCGGAGGCGAAACAGAGAGCCTGGAGCATTATGAGATGTACGTACATCCTCAGTGGGTGCAGGATCTGGCAGACGGAAAAACGCCGGAAACCTTTGACGGAGGAGACTTCCAGATTGTAGAGGTATCGCTGGCCAGTGAGGAGGGAGAGTATGACAAGGGCCATATCCCGGGAGCAATTAATGTGAATGCAGATGAGATCAATCATATTCCCGGCCCGAGAGCTCTTGCCGATTATGAGGTAATTCCCATGGAGGAGCAGCTCAAGTTCTGGAACCGCCCCTCTGACGAGGATCTTCAGAACATCCTCGAGGGACTGGGAATCACAAAAGATACCACAGTCGTGCTCTACGGAACAACGGCAGCGACGACAGCTGCTGCAAGAGCCGGACTGCTTATGAAATACGCAGGAGTGGAGGATGTGCGCCTGTTAAACGGTGGAAAGACGCTCTGGGCCCTGGAAGGCCGGGCCTGGGATACTGAGGCACATCAGCCGGAACAGGCAGATTTCGGCACAGAGGTTCCGGCTAACCCTGACATCATCTTCGATTATGAGGAGGAGCTTCAGGTGGTGAATGATGAAAATTCAGTGATCGCTTCTATCAGAAGCTGGGAGGAATATCTGGGAAATATAAGCGGCTACACCTATATCGGAGAGGCAGGCGATATTGCAGGCTCCAGGTTTGGCTATGCCGGTTCTGATCCGTACAGCATGGAAGACTTCCGCAACGTGGACAATACGATGTTTAATTACGAGATGATGGAAGACAGATGGGAGCGCTGGGGAATTACGCCGGATAAGACGGTGGTATTCCACTGCGGAACAGGCTGGCGTGCAAGTGAGACGTATTTTTATGCCTATGCAATGGGCTGGGAGGATATCCATATGTACGATGGAGGCTGGTACGAGTGGCATAAAAGACCTGAAAGCCCTGTAAAGGAGAAGGGCCTTCCGGAGGATGCGCCGGAGCAGGAGCCTCAGGAGTTCTTTATTGCGGAGTAA
- a CDS encoding rhodanese-like domain-containing protein, whose protein sequence is MRKKLTAVLLVSAAAAMLATGCGSKDAQSTQAVSAAETAAQTALKAPESEAQSEAAGEEKTAEGSEYQFVAPADAVEAAKTGETHVLDVREWGNYVEGRVAGSEWCPIFPLEDESLAENMTAYAKENLSDGKEIYIICNSGQRGAQKATGVLEDAGIDASLIYTVEGGAKALAKEKDALTTNRTEESIDWQYVTGKEAVEAVGNSDIQILDVRDDDTYAKGHLEGSLQVGLKEIEDSKAQTEMYELAVNEMNKEKPVYLLCYSGNNCAKTAVSVMKDAGFDTNNLFIIENGAKDADVQAAFVTE, encoded by the coding sequence ATGAGAAAGAAATTAACAGCGGTTTTATTAGTATCTGCAGCGGCAGCAATGCTGGCCACAGGCTGCGGCTCTAAGGATGCCCAGAGTACGCAGGCAGTTTCCGCGGCGGAAACTGCGGCCCAGACAGCTTTAAAGGCACCGGAGAGCGAAGCACAGTCAGAGGCGGCAGGAGAGGAAAAGACAGCAGAGGGCAGCGAATACCAGTTTGTCGCTCCGGCTGATGCAGTGGAGGCTGCAAAGACAGGAGAAACCCATGTTCTTGATGTCAGGGAATGGGGAAATTATGTAGAAGGCAGAGTGGCAGGCTCCGAATGGTGCCCGATTTTCCCGCTGGAGGATGAATCCCTTGCCGAGAATATGACTGCCTACGCTAAGGAGAATCTGTCTGACGGAAAAGAGATTTATATTATCTGCAACAGCGGACAGAGGGGCGCTCAGAAAGCCACAGGAGTTCTGGAGGATGCAGGAATTGACGCTTCTCTGATCTATACGGTAGAGGGAGGCGCTAAGGCTCTGGCTAAGGAGAAGGACGCGCTTACCACAAACCGCACAGAGGAAAGTATCGACTGGCAGTATGTGACAGGAAAGGAAGCAGTGGAGGCTGTGGGAAATTCTGATATTCAGATTCTCGACGTCCGCGATGATGATACCTATGCAAAAGGACATCTGGAGGGCTCCCTTCAGGTTGGATTAAAGGAGATCGAGGATTCCAAGGCTCAGACAGAGATGTATGAGCTGGCAGTAAATGAGATGAACAAGGAAAAACCAGTTTATCTGCTCTGCTACAGCGGAAATAACTGCGCCAAGACAGCTGTCTCTGTCATGAAGGATGCAGGTTTTGACACAAATAATCTGTTTATTATCGAAAATGGCGCGAAGGATGCCGATGTACAGGCAGCCTTTGTGACAGAATAA
- a CDS encoding ABC transporter substrate-binding protein — protein MKKTTEMKKTAAGWILTAVLGLLALTGCSGTGKTELADSGKAGTEASVKASGEESLPALEDMSFEEMKEAARGTTVTFYGWGGDEKLNDWLDHSFAPVMKEKYDITMERVPMDIDQVLSQLAGEIQAGGENGSIDMIWINGENFQSARENNLLYGPFTDRLPNFCEYVDETSKDVTLDFAYPVEGYEAPYGKAQMVLIADTAVTPDLPGNAREFKEFVQKYPGMVTYPALPDFTGSVFVRNIIYEICGYEPFLTMEADKETVREAVRPAMEYLRELNPWLWNQGQTFPDSSTTLDNMFADGEVVLSMTYDAYSTALKIEDGTYTETTKSFLFDGGTIGNTNFMAIAANSGNKAGAMVAINEMLSPEIQADRYETLRVIPVLDYEKLSEEQRAAFDGAELGEGIIPQDELLSRRLPEMPAQLVPIIEEIWMEEVVGK, from the coding sequence ATGAAAAAAACAACGGAAATGAAAAAGACTGCTGCAGGATGGATTCTGACTGCTGTTCTGGGACTTCTGGCGCTTACAGGCTGTTCAGGGACAGGGAAAACAGAGCTTGCAGACAGCGGCAAAGCAGGCACAGAGGCATCAGTAAAAGCGTCGGGGGAAGAGAGCCTTCCGGCTCTTGAGGACATGAGCTTTGAAGAAATGAAGGAGGCTGCCAGAGGCACAACCGTCACCTTTTATGGATGGGGCGGAGATGAAAAACTCAACGACTGGCTGGACCATTCCTTTGCCCCTGTGATGAAGGAGAAATACGACATCACCATGGAGCGTGTCCCCATGGACATTGATCAGGTGCTGAGCCAGCTTGCCGGAGAAATCCAGGCAGGCGGGGAAAACGGAAGCATTGACATGATCTGGATTAACGGAGAAAACTTCCAGTCAGCAAGGGAAAACAATCTGCTGTACGGCCCCTTTACGGACAGACTGCCTAATTTCTGCGAATATGTGGACGAAACATCCAAGGATGTGACTCTTGATTTTGCTTACCCTGTGGAAGGATATGAAGCCCCCTACGGGAAAGCGCAGATGGTGCTGATTGCCGACACGGCGGTAACCCCTGATTTGCCGGGGAATGCCAGGGAGTTTAAAGAATTTGTCCAGAAATATCCCGGCATGGTGACGTATCCGGCCCTTCCCGACTTTACGGGCAGCGTGTTCGTCAGAAACATCATCTATGAAATCTGCGGCTATGAACCTTTTCTAACCATGGAGGCAGATAAGGAAACGGTGCGGGAGGCTGTCAGGCCGGCGATGGAATATTTGAGGGAGCTGAATCCCTGGCTGTGGAATCAGGGTCAGACCTTCCCCGACTCCTCTACCACCCTCGACAACATGTTTGCCGATGGGGAGGTTGTCCTGAGCATGACCTATGACGCCTACAGCACAGCGCTGAAAATTGAGGACGGCACCTACACAGAGACGACAAAGAGCTTTCTGTTTGACGGGGGAACCATCGGAAACACAAACTTTATGGCCATTGCCGCCAATTCCGGCAATAAGGCCGGGGCCATGGTCGCCATTAACGAGATGCTTTCTCCTGAAATACAGGCGGATCGCTATGAAACGCTGAGGGTGATTCCGGTTCTGGATTACGAAAAGCTGTCAGAGGAGCAGAGGGCAGCCTTTGACGGGGCAGAGCTGGGAGAGGGGATCATTCCCCAGGATGAGCTCTTGTCAAGGCGGCTTCCGGAAATGCCGGCGCAGCTGGTTCCCATTATTGAGGAAATCTGGATGGAGGAAGTAGTAGGAAAGTAA
- a CDS encoding ABC transporter permease, which translates to MKNKLAPYLLLAPQILLAILFVAGLIAGITQSFGVIPAFGLTEPTLRYYREIFLRPDLMESVLFSLKTAGLSALLATAGGVFFCGLCVMGGKTRGLSMRVIELPIIVPHAVTALFLISLLSKNGIAARILYSFGWIENQQQFPALIYDQNGAGIILGYLWKELPFMIYFVISLMANINRSLGEAAVNLGAAPRTAFFKITLPLCRNTIMSGFLIIFVFALGAYELPMLLGATKPRALPVLAYQQYLHPDLRNRPYAMALNGIIIVISLLSAALYYALMNGQMRRLKLSGEQRRTSGGRGGRSRWIKPR; encoded by the coding sequence ATGAAAAACAAGCTGGCACCATATTTATTGCTGGCTCCGCAGATCCTGCTTGCCATACTGTTTGTGGCAGGCCTGATAGCTGGAATCACCCAGAGTTTTGGGGTGATTCCAGCTTTTGGGTTGACGGAGCCGACACTTCGGTATTACCGGGAGATCTTTCTGAGGCCGGATCTGATGGAGTCTGTCCTCTTCAGCCTGAAAACTGCCGGGCTTTCTGCGCTTCTTGCAACTGCAGGAGGCGTATTTTTCTGCGGGCTCTGTGTGATGGGAGGGAAAACCAGGGGACTTTCCATGAGGGTGATAGAGCTTCCCATCATTGTCCCCCATGCAGTGACGGCGCTGTTTCTCATAAGCCTTCTGTCGAAAAACGGCATTGCAGCCCGCATCTTATACAGTTTCGGGTGGATAGAAAACCAGCAGCAGTTTCCCGCCCTGATCTATGATCAGAACGGAGCAGGCATTATTCTGGGCTATCTGTGGAAGGAGCTCCCGTTTATGATCTATTTTGTTATCTCACTGATGGCAAATATCAACAGGAGTCTTGGAGAGGCTGCCGTCAACCTGGGAGCGGCGCCCCGGACTGCCTTTTTCAAAATTACCCTTCCGCTGTGCAGGAATACGATCATGAGCGGATTTCTGATTATCTTTGTGTTCGCTCTGGGGGCCTATGAGCTGCCTATGCTGCTTGGCGCCACAAAGCCCAGGGCTCTGCCTGTACTGGCCTATCAGCAGTATCTTCACCCGGATCTGAGAAACCGCCCCTATGCCATGGCGCTGAACGGGATTATTATCGTTATCTCACTGCTGAGCGCAGCTCTGTATTATGCACTGATGAACGGGCAGATGCGAAGGCTGAAGCTCTCGGGGGAACAGAGAAGGACTTCAGGCGGGAGAGGGGGGAGGAGCAGATGGATAAAGCCCAGATAA
- a CDS encoding ABC transporter permease, which produces MDKAQINKMQMDKTQMKKRPGIVTNSLTAVLMAVILIPALTLPVWIFAERWAWPDLVPQVFSLRSVREVFGRGGELGRLMLSSVLLSASVAFLSAVIGTMTARALVFYSFRGKALVSFLTVLPFMVPSTVFAMGVQLLFIRMGLNNTAAGVAISHLICSLPYAVRLIAEGTKAAGRSLEEQARTLGASPWQAFRRISLPVMAPVILSAAGMAYIVSFSQYFLTLLIGGGQVRTFSVVMVPYLQSGDRNMAAIYSALFLAVTLLVFGLFERIARRMAGDMEGGFYE; this is translated from the coding sequence ATGGATAAAGCCCAGATAAATAAAATGCAGATGGATAAAACACAGATGAAAAAGAGGCCGGGAATTGTCACGAACAGCCTGACTGCAGTTCTAATGGCAGTGATACTGATTCCGGCTCTGACGCTTCCTGTCTGGATTTTTGCAGAGCGGTGGGCCTGGCCTGACCTGGTTCCCCAGGTATTTTCTCTTCGGTCTGTGAGGGAGGTCTTTGGACGCGGAGGAGAGCTGGGGCGTCTCATGCTCTCCAGTGTCCTCCTGTCGGCATCAGTGGCCTTTCTGTCAGCTGTCATAGGGACTATGACGGCCAGAGCCCTTGTATTTTACAGCTTTCGCGGCAAGGCTCTGGTGAGCTTTCTGACAGTTCTGCCGTTTATGGTACCGTCTACGGTGTTCGCCATGGGTGTTCAGCTCCTGTTCATCCGAATGGGACTGAACAATACTGCTGCAGGGGTGGCCATCTCCCATCTGATCTGTTCCCTGCCCTATGCAGTGCGTCTGATTGCAGAGGGGACAAAGGCCGCAGGGCGTTCCCTGGAAGAGCAGGCGCGGACTCTCGGGGCATCGCCCTGGCAGGCATTCCGGCGGATCTCTCTGCCGGTTATGGCCCCGGTGATCCTGTCTGCAGCCGGCATGGCTTACATTGTTTCCTTCAGCCAGTATTTCCTCACACTGCTGATTGGAGGCGGTCAGGTCAGGACTTTTTCAGTTGTCATGGTCCCCTATCTGCAGAGCGGGGACCGGAATATGGCCGCCATCTACAGCGCGCTGTTTCTGGCAGTGACGCTTCTCGTGTTCGGGCTGTTTGAGCGGATTGCCAGACGGATGGCAGGAGACATGGAGGGAGGTTTTTATGAATAG
- a CDS encoding ABC transporter ATP-binding protein yields the protein MNREDSGLSVEQLRVSLQGEEILRGLSLRAERGAFVSLLGESGCGKSTLLKSIAGLIEAASGEIRLDGRSLLTVSPEKRGTVIVFQDLRLFPHMTVEKNIAFPMELRGLSREQRKKEAERLLDEVQLTGYGRRKIRELSGGQMQRVALARALAAEPSVLLLDEPFSGLDERLRAEMGSLVRRIHRERKITTILVTHDSREALQMSDRIVLMKEGSVLQCGTPEELFWRPASWEAAEYFGRANYLRGTAQGGIFDCGFLKAPLSASGREGECEAMVRPFSIKLTGQGDFLIREIIFMGETAEILLDTPQGEIRSQMMSREFERLGLKKGSRAGIEIEEAYCI from the coding sequence ATGAATAGAGAAGACAGCGGGCTGTCGGTGGAACAGCTCAGGGTCAGCCTTCAGGGAGAGGAAATTCTCCGCGGACTCAGCCTGAGGGCGGAGCGGGGCGCCTTTGTTTCTCTGCTGGGCGAGTCCGGCTGCGGGAAAAGTACGCTTTTAAAGAGCATCGCCGGTCTTATAGAGGCCGCGTCAGGGGAAATACGGCTGGACGGAAGATCCCTTCTCACTGTCTCCCCTGAAAAGCGGGGAACGGTAATTGTATTTCAGGATTTAAGACTGTTTCCACACATGACGGTGGAGAAAAACATCGCCTTTCCCATGGAGCTTCGCGGCCTTTCGAGAGAACAGCGGAAGAAGGAGGCTGAGAGGCTGTTAGATGAGGTGCAGCTTACCGGGTATGGGAGGAGAAAGATCAGGGAACTTTCCGGCGGGCAGATGCAGCGGGTAGCTCTGGCGCGGGCGCTGGCAGCGGAGCCGTCCGTTCTACTCCTGGACGAACCCTTTTCCGGTCTGGACGAGAGGCTGAGAGCCGAGATGGGAAGCCTGGTAAGAAGGATCCACCGGGAAAGGAAAATTACGACCATCCTCGTTACCCATGACAGCAGGGAGGCTCTCCAGATGTCAGACAGAATCGTGCTGATGAAAGAAGGGAGTGTCCTTCAGTGTGGTACCCCTGAAGAGCTTTTCTGGCGCCCGGCGTCCTGGGAAGCGGCAGAATACTTCGGACGGGCAAATTATCTGAGGGGAACTGCGCAGGGAGGAATCTTTGACTGCGGCTTTTTAAAGGCCCCTTTGTCTGCTTCCGGCAGGGAAGGGGAGTGCGAGGCAATGGTCCGGCCCTTCTCAATTAAGCTGACAGGGCAGGGGGATTTCCTTATTCGCGAGATTATTTTTATGGGAGAGACGGCGGAAATTCTCCTTGACACGCCTCAGGGGGAGATCCGCAGTCAGATGATGAGCCGGGAGTTTGAGCGGCTCGGTTTAAAAAAAGGAAGCAGGGCAGGGATAGAAATTGAAGAAGCGTATTGTATTTGA
- a CDS encoding nucleoside hydrolase, whose translation MKKRIVFDCDCTMGVEGCDVDDGLALLYLLGCPEAELLGITASYGNSRMDVVWDTIGTVVRETGLTGIPVRRGAETAGCSGSEAADFLAETVNRYPGEVSVLATGSLTNLMGAWKRDPGFFEKAGEIVLMGGITEPLLFEKKKMDELNFSCDPQAAFLVLTEGKRVSVITGNNCLKVLFTKEDYRDNLFLETEGAAEYIRKKTDYWFQYNEEDYGIQGFYNWDVTAAVYLMRPELFEDSRETFCLSAGDLKTGYLRREGMETEENTGDCKSRAEEDKRERKKKCLLNLPAIREERAFKNEIYRAWKQVRMPAGNAGHTE comes from the coding sequence TTGAAGAAGCGTATTGTATTTGACTGTGACTGTACCATGGGAGTTGAAGGATGTGATGTGGACGACGGCCTGGCTCTTCTCTATCTGCTGGGATGTCCGGAGGCAGAGCTGCTTGGAATTACAGCTTCCTACGGAAACAGCAGGATGGATGTGGTATGGGACACAATAGGAACCGTGGTGAGAGAGACTGGTCTGACCGGAATTCCGGTCAGGAGGGGGGCAGAGACAGCCGGCTGCAGCGGCAGTGAGGCTGCCGATTTCCTGGCCGAGACGGTGAACCGCTATCCGGGGGAGGTATCAGTTCTTGCAACCGGCTCCCTTACAAATCTGATGGGAGCGTGGAAGCGGGATCCCGGATTTTTTGAAAAGGCGGGAGAGATTGTGCTGATGGGAGGGATCACAGAGCCTCTTCTGTTTGAGAAAAAGAAGATGGATGAGCTGAACTTTTCCTGCGACCCCCAGGCTGCCTTTCTCGTTCTGACGGAAGGGAAGCGGGTGTCTGTCATAACCGGGAATAACTGTCTGAAAGTATTGTTTACAAAAGAGGATTACCGGGACAATCTGTTTCTGGAGACAGAGGGCGCGGCAGAATACATCAGAAAAAAGACGGATTACTGGTTTCAGTATAATGAGGAAGACTACGGGATACAGGGATTTTACAACTGGGACGTGACGGCGGCTGTCTACCTGATGCGCCCGGAGCTGTTTGAGGACAGCCGGGAAACATTCTGCCTTTCAGCCGGGGATTTGAAAACCGGATATTTAAGAAGGGAAGGAATGGAAACAGAAGAAAACACCGGGGACTGCAAAAGCAGGGCAGAGGAAGATAAAAGGGAGAGAAAAAAGAAGTGCCTGTTAAATCTTCCGGCTATCCGGGAGGAGAGGGCCTTTAAGAATGAGATATACAGAGCCTGGAAGCAGGTGAGAATGCCGGCGGGGAATGCCGGGCACACGGAATAG